A region of Desulfuromonas sp. TF DNA encodes the following proteins:
- the cysK gene encoding cysteine synthase A, whose amino-acid sequence MSQIYTDNSLSIGRTPLVRLNHLSPKGGATILGKIEGRNPAYSVKCRIGASMIWDAEQKGLLGPGKEIVEPTSGNTGIALAFVAAARGIPITLTMPETMSLERRKVLKAFGANLILTPGAKGMGGAIAAAEELAASDPGRYVLLHQFKNPANPAVHEQTTGPEIWEDTEGGIDILVSGVGTGGTITGVSRYIKNTKGKAITSVAVEPTDSPVISQKFAGEELKPGPHKIQGLGAGFIPDTLDLSVVDQVELVTNEEAIEFARRLAKEEGILSGISCGAAAAVAVRLASRPENAGKTIVAVLPDSGERYLSSVLFEDLA is encoded by the coding sequence ATGAGCCAGATCTACACGGACAATTCCCTCTCTATCGGCCGCACCCCACTTGTACGCCTCAACCATCTCTCTCCCAAAGGAGGGGCGACCATCCTGGGAAAGATTGAAGGGCGCAACCCCGCCTATTCCGTCAAGTGCCGCATCGGCGCATCGATGATCTGGGATGCGGAGCAAAAAGGACTGCTCGGCCCCGGGAAGGAAATCGTCGAGCCGACCAGCGGCAATACCGGCATCGCCCTCGCTTTCGTCGCCGCCGCACGCGGCATTCCCATCACCCTGACCATGCCGGAGACGATGAGCCTGGAGCGGCGCAAGGTGCTCAAGGCCTTCGGCGCCAACCTGATTCTCACCCCCGGCGCCAAGGGGATGGGTGGCGCGATCGCCGCCGCCGAGGAACTGGCCGCCTCTGATCCAGGCAGATACGTTCTGCTGCACCAGTTCAAGAATCCGGCGAACCCGGCCGTCCACGAGCAGACCACGGGTCCTGAGATCTGGGAAGATACCGAAGGCGGCATCGACATCCTGGTCTCCGGCGTCGGCACCGGCGGAACCATCACCGGCGTGTCACGCTATATAAAGAACACCAAGGGCAAGGCGATCACCTCGGTTGCCGTAGAGCCGACCGATTCACCGGTGATCAGCCAGAAATTTGCGGGTGAGGAACTCAAACCGGGACCGCACAAGATCCAGGGGCTCGGCGCAGGCTTCATTCCCGATACCCTCGACCTCTCAGTCGTCGATCAGGTCGAACTGGTAACAAATGAAGAGGCGATCGAGTTCGCCCGCCGCCTGGCGAAAGAAGAAGGAATTCTCTCCGGCATCTCCTGCGGTGCCGCCGCCGCGGTGGCGGTCCGCCTCGCCTCCAGACCGGAGAACGCCGGCAAGACCATCGTGGCCGTTCTGCCCGACTCCGGCGAGCGCTACCTCTCCAGCGTCCTGTTCGAGGACCTGGCTTGA
- a CDS encoding PLP-dependent aspartate aminotransferase family protein, protein MKQKSMLTLESRLVQLGVGRDERTGAISFPVYPSATYRHPAVGESTGFDYTRSGNPTRQILEEGLAELEGGRRGLAFSSGMAALTTLFLHFSAGDHLVVSEDLYGGTYRVLDQIFAKLGLSVTYVDTTSNAAVAQAVTGSTRALLVETPGNPLLGVADLSALADLCRERKLLYIVDNTFLTPVLQRPLALGADIVIHSATKYLSGHNDLCAGALVARDAEMGERLYFLQNSTGAILPPSDCWLLMRSLKTLALRMERHCDNALQVARWLKQQPQVTAVYYPGLEDHPGYALSQEQASGFGGMLSFRVKDPQLARKMLKNLRLISFAESLGGVESLMTLPAVQTHGDIPVEERERLGICESLLRLSVGIESAGDIIADLEQALK, encoded by the coding sequence ATGAAACAGAAGAGCATGCTCACACTCGAAAGCCGACTCGTGCAACTCGGGGTCGGCAGGGACGAACGGACCGGGGCCATCAGCTTTCCCGTCTACCCCAGCGCCACATACCGGCATCCGGCGGTGGGCGAGAGCACCGGCTTCGATTACACCCGTTCGGGCAATCCGACCCGCCAGATTCTCGAAGAGGGTCTCGCCGAACTCGAGGGGGGCCGCCGCGGCCTGGCCTTCTCCTCCGGGATGGCAGCGCTCACCACTCTCTTCCTGCACTTTTCAGCCGGTGACCACCTGGTTGTCTCCGAGGACCTCTACGGCGGGACCTACCGGGTTCTCGATCAGATCTTCGCCAAACTGGGGTTGAGCGTTACCTATGTCGACACCACCTCCAACGCCGCCGTGGCGCAGGCCGTCACCGGAAGCACCCGGGCGCTGCTGGTGGAGACCCCCGGCAATCCGCTGCTGGGAGTCGCTGATCTCAGCGCGCTGGCCGATCTCTGCCGGGAGCGAAAACTGCTGTATATCGTCGACAACACTTTCCTCACCCCCGTTCTCCAGCGTCCCCTGGCCCTGGGGGCCGATATCGTGATACACTCGGCGACCAAATACCTGAGCGGACACAACGACCTGTGCGCCGGGGCGCTGGTGGCCAGGGATGCAGAGATGGGAGAGAGGCTGTATTTTCTTCAGAACTCCACCGGCGCCATCCTCCCTCCCAGCGACTGCTGGCTGCTGATGCGCAGCCTCAAGACGCTGGCCCTGCGCATGGAGCGACACTGCGACAATGCCCTGCAAGTCGCCCGCTGGCTGAAGCAGCAGCCGCAGGTCACCGCCGTCTACTATCCCGGGCTGGAGGACCATCCGGGATACGCTTTGTCGCAGGAGCAGGCGAGCGGCTTCGGCGGCATGCTCTCCTTCCGGGTGAAAGATCCCCAGTTGGCCCGTAAGATGCTGAAAAACCTGCGCCTGATCTCCTTCGCCGAAAGCCTCGGAGGGGTGGAATCGCTGATGACACTGCCGGCGGTCCAGACCCACGGTGACATCCCCGTCGAGGAGCGGGAAAGGCTCGGCATCTGCGAAAGCCTGCTGCGCCTGTCGGTGGGAATCGAGAGCGCCGGGGATATCATCGCCGACCTGGAACAAGCTTTAAAATAG
- a CDS encoding PLP-dependent aspartate aminotransferase family protein: MTEKNYRPATLLVHQGTDRDPATGAAAIPIYQASTYHHQGGEPGKYDYARSGNPSRDQVEEAIALLEGGVQGFAYASGMAAIGSALSLLRSGDHLIAPDDLYGGSYRYLSTILPQQGIEVSLVDQTDLAVLEETIRPQTRAIFLETPSNPLFKITDLRGVVEIARRRGLLTFLDNTFMTPLLQRPLHLGVDVAIHSATKFLGGHSDLLAGLVTTADPELARELKRFQNAFGAVLAPFDSFLLARGIKTLKLRLEAAQAGAQILAERLRSHPAVNHVYYPGLSEFPGRDLHLSQADGPGAVLSFELKEKVQVAPLLATVKLPIIAPSLGGVETILTHCWSMSHAAIPAPVKRELGIRETLVRISVGIEDPEDLWEDLNEGLS, from the coding sequence ATGACCGAGAAAAACTACCGTCCCGCCACCCTCCTGGTCCACCAGGGGACAGACCGCGACCCCGCCACCGGAGCCGCCGCCATCCCCATCTATCAAGCGTCCACCTACCACCACCAGGGAGGAGAGCCGGGCAAATACGATTACGCCCGCAGCGGCAACCCCAGCCGGGACCAGGTGGAAGAAGCGATCGCCCTTTTAGAAGGAGGGGTGCAGGGCTTCGCCTACGCTTCCGGCATGGCCGCCATCGGCAGCGCCCTCTCCCTGCTCAGAAGCGGCGACCACCTGATCGCTCCCGACGACCTTTACGGCGGCTCCTATCGCTATCTCAGCACGATTCTCCCCCAACAGGGAATCGAGGTCTCCTTAGTCGACCAGACAGACCTCGCGGTTCTCGAGGAGACGATTCGCCCCCAGACCAGGGCCATCTTCCTGGAGACCCCCTCCAACCCCCTGTTCAAGATCACCGACCTGCGGGGAGTGGTGGAAATCGCCCGGCGAAGGGGATTGCTCACCTTCCTGGACAACACCTTCATGACCCCTCTGCTGCAGCGGCCTCTCCACCTCGGCGTCGACGTGGCGATCCACAGCGCCACCAAGTTCCTCGGCGGCCACAGCGACCTGCTCGCCGGACTGGTCACTACCGCCGACCCGGAACTGGCCCGGGAGCTCAAGCGGTTCCAGAACGCCTTCGGCGCGGTTCTCGCCCCTTTCGACTCCTTTCTCCTCGCCCGCGGGATAAAGACACTCAAGCTGCGCCTGGAGGCGGCCCAGGCCGGAGCGCAGATCCTCGCCGAACGCCTTCGGAGTCATCCGGCGGTGAACCATGTCTATTACCCGGGCCTCTCGGAATTCCCCGGCAGGGACCTGCATCTCTCCCAGGCGGACGGGCCCGGAGCGGTTCTCTCCTTCGAGCTGAAGGAGAAGGTTCAGGTGGCGCCCCTGCTGGCAACGGTGAAGCTGCCCATCATCGCCCCGAGCCTCGGTGGTGTGGAGACGATCCTGACCCACTGCTGGTCCATGTCCCACGCCGCCATCCCGGCCCCGGTCAAACGGGAGCTCGGCATCCGCGAGACGCTGGTGCGCATCTCCGTCGGCATCGAAGACCCGGAGGATCTCTGGGAGGATTTGAACGAAGGGTTGTCGTAG
- a CDS encoding homoserine O-acetyltransferase gives MSGTVGIITTEYAEFDVELQLESGRLLGPIKLAYETYGELNAARSNAILVTHAWTGDAHAAGRNSPEERKPGWWDDMIGPGKVLDTDRYFVLCSNVIGSCKGSTGPASINPRTGRPYNLSFPVVMVRDMVRAQKLLLDHLGIESLLTVIGGSMGAMQALEWSILYPESVRSIIPIAGTGRTSPMAIALNALARQAVFNDPMWKKGNYRPEHPPADGLALARAVGHISFLSDASMHLKFGRRFSVRDGMFDFFGQFEVERYLEYNGRNFIDRFDTNSFLYLAKALDLYDVAWNFDGREDALSRMRCPSLWFAFTSDWLYPPDQTEEVVDILQQMGKPAAYHLIDSDYGHDSFLVEPEKFTPYIVEFLDRMGI, from the coding sequence TTGAGCGGAACTGTCGGCATCATTACAACCGAATACGCCGAATTCGATGTGGAGCTGCAGTTGGAGAGCGGGCGTCTGCTCGGCCCCATCAAACTGGCCTATGAAACCTACGGCGAGCTCAATGCCGCCCGCTCCAACGCCATACTGGTGACCCATGCCTGGACAGGCGATGCCCATGCCGCCGGCCGGAATTCCCCCGAAGAGCGCAAGCCCGGCTGGTGGGACGACATGATCGGCCCGGGCAAGGTCCTCGACACCGACCGCTACTTCGTCCTCTGCTCCAATGTCATCGGCTCCTGCAAGGGCTCCACCGGGCCGGCCAGCATCAATCCGCGCACCGGCCGCCCCTACAATCTCTCCTTCCCGGTCGTCATGGTCCGCGACATGGTCCGTGCCCAGAAGCTGCTCCTGGATCACTTAGGGATCGAGTCCCTGCTCACCGTCATCGGCGGCAGCATGGGGGCCATGCAGGCCCTGGAATGGAGCATCCTCTATCCCGAATCAGTTCGCTCCATCATCCCCATAGCCGGCACCGGCCGGACATCGCCGATGGCGATCGCCCTCAACGCGCTGGCGCGGCAGGCCGTCTTCAACGACCCGATGTGGAAGAAGGGCAATTACAGGCCAGAGCATCCTCCCGCCGACGGCCTCGCCCTGGCCCGGGCTGTCGGGCACATCTCCTTCCTCTCCGACGCCTCCATGCACCTCAAGTTCGGGCGCCGTTTCTCCGTCCGGGACGGGATGTTCGATTTCTTCGGCCAGTTCGAGGTGGAGCGCTATCTCGAATACAACGGCAGGAACTTTATCGACCGCTTCGACACCAACTCCTTCCTCTATCTCGCCAAGGCGCTCGATCTCTACGATGTGGCCTGGAATTTCGACGGACGGGAAGACGCCCTCTCCCGCATGCGGTGCCCCTCACTGTGGTTCGCCTTCACCTCCGACTGGCTCTATCCCCCGGATCAGACCGAAGAGGTCGTTGATATCCTTCAGCAGATGGGAAAGCCCGCGGCCTATCACCTGATCGACTCGGACTACGGCCATGACTCCTTTCTCGTGGAACCCGAAAAATTTACTCCCTATATCGTCGAGTTCCTCGATCGGATGGGCATCTGA
- a CDS encoding M28 family peptidase: protein MAFERHRWLRTGGILSTGILLLIAGYPMMGMSGRPLKDKLSFTEDGGDIAVRLEKHVRVLGGEIGERNLWRPGSLEAAASYVEREFHDLGFPVEAQEYVVEGETVRNLEVEIEGVAEPGEIILVGAHYDSAPASPGANDNASGVAALIEIARLLAKKPLDRTVRFVAFVNEEPPLFMTDRMGSLQYARRARQRGDNIVGMLSLETIGYYRREKGTQSYPTLLLRPFYPSRGNFIAFVGNVSSRSLLRRCLASFRRCSDFPSEGLSAPAWVTGVDWSDHWSFWQEGYPAIMVTDTAVFRYPWYHSSEDTPEKVNYPAMARVTAGLAGMVADMARRFNAG, encoded by the coding sequence ATGGCGTTTGAACGGCATCGATGGCTTCGTACCGGTGGGATTCTGTCCACCGGCATTCTCCTGCTGATCGCGGGTTATCCTATGATGGGCATGTCCGGCCGTCCCTTGAAGGATAAGCTTTCATTCACAGAAGATGGAGGAGATATTGCGGTCCGTCTGGAGAAGCACGTCCGGGTGCTGGGCGGAGAGATCGGCGAGCGCAACCTATGGCGGCCGGGGAGCCTGGAGGCGGCCGCCTCCTACGTGGAAAGGGAGTTTCACGATCTAGGTTTTCCAGTGGAGGCCCAAGAGTACGTCGTCGAGGGGGAGACGGTGAGAAATCTGGAGGTGGAAATAGAGGGTGTCGCCGAGCCGGGGGAAATCATTCTGGTCGGAGCCCACTATGATTCGGCGCCGGCCTCCCCCGGCGCCAACGACAACGCCTCCGGGGTTGCCGCCCTGATCGAGATCGCGCGGCTGCTGGCAAAAAAGCCCCTCGACCGAACGGTGCGCTTCGTCGCCTTCGTCAACGAGGAGCCGCCGCTCTTCATGACCGATAGGATGGGGAGTCTTCAGTACGCCCGCCGTGCCCGGCAGAGGGGGGACAACATCGTCGGCATGCTCAGCCTGGAAACCATCGGCTATTATCGCCGGGAGAAGGGGACCCAATCCTACCCCACTCTGCTGCTGCGTCCCTTCTACCCTTCGAGAGGCAACTTCATCGCCTTCGTCGGCAACGTCTCCTCCCGCTCCCTGCTTCGCCGCTGCCTCGCTTCCTTTCGCCGCTGCAGCGACTTTCCCTCCGAGGGGCTTTCCGCTCCCGCGTGGGTGACGGGGGTGGACTGGTCCGATCACTGGTCCTTCTGGCAGGAAGGCTATCCGGCGATCATGGTCACCGACACGGCCGTCTTCCGATATCCCTGGTACCACAGCTCCGAGGATACCCCGGAGAAGGTGAATTATCCGGCGATGGCGAGGGTGACGGCTGGTCTGGCCGGTATGGTGGCCGATATGGCGAGGCGGTTTAATGCAGGCTGA
- a CDS encoding (Fe-S)-binding protein, with product MSLPDKKGNFKSQDAPRYDDVLQCMRCGFCLPTCPTYALTGRERSSPRGRVALARAVAEEKLEFTPAIKEEAFFCLDCRACTTACPSGVRAGEVMEICRSQAQAFYPLSKSGQAFRAFILEKMLPSPEMLEASMLPTRLYQRLGIQWLVRHLKVLKVGPGWMEKAEGMLPRLESPLRPQLPEVVPAKGEQRGRVGFFLGCVMTLMYPGVSRQTVRVLSHQGFEVVTPKQAKCCGAPHLSEGDRQTARQLALFNLDLFLSLEVDYIVTDCAGCGAALKEYEELLEGQAEHEKLTRFRSKIRDISEFLSEAGVRTEGLKPVEASVTYHEPCHLCHAQGISTQPRDLIRQIPGVELRDMKESSWCCGSAATWGLKFSDDSRQVLDRKLKNVKDTDAELLVTANPGCHLQLAWGLREAGMKQEVLHVMELFGKAIPE from the coding sequence GTGTCTCTCCCTGATAAAAAAGGCAATTTCAAGTCCCAGGATGCCCCTCGCTACGATGACGTGCTTCAGTGCATGCGCTGCGGCTTTTGCCTGCCGACCTGCCCGACCTACGCTCTGACCGGCCGTGAGCGCTCCAGCCCCCGCGGCCGGGTCGCTCTGGCGCGGGCGGTGGCGGAGGAAAAGCTCGAGTTCACACCGGCGATCAAGGAGGAGGCTTTTTTCTGTCTCGACTGCAGGGCCTGCACCACCGCCTGCCCCTCCGGCGTGCGTGCCGGCGAGGTCATGGAAATCTGTCGCAGTCAGGCTCAGGCCTTCTATCCTCTGAGTAAATCCGGACAAGCCTTTCGCGCATTCATTCTCGAGAAGATGCTTCCTTCTCCAGAAATGTTGGAAGCCTCCATGCTGCCGACGCGGCTTTATCAGCGTCTCGGCATTCAGTGGTTGGTGCGCCACCTGAAAGTGCTCAAGGTCGGTCCCGGCTGGATGGAAAAGGCCGAGGGTATGCTTCCCCGGCTCGAAAGCCCCTTGCGGCCGCAGTTGCCCGAAGTTGTTCCGGCCAAAGGAGAGCAGCGCGGGAGGGTCGGCTTCTTTCTCGGCTGCGTCATGACCCTGATGTATCCCGGCGTCTCCCGCCAGACGGTCAGAGTGCTCTCTCACCAGGGGTTCGAGGTTGTCACCCCGAAGCAGGCCAAGTGCTGCGGCGCTCCTCACCTCTCCGAAGGGGACCGCCAGACAGCCCGGCAGCTCGCCCTGTTCAATCTCGACCTGTTCCTGTCCCTGGAGGTCGATTACATCGTGACCGATTGCGCCGGCTGCGGCGCTGCGCTCAAGGAATACGAGGAGCTTCTCGAGGGTCAGGCCGAACACGAGAAACTGACCCGTTTCCGCAGCAAAATCCGGGACATCTCCGAGTTCCTGTCGGAGGCCGGGGTGCGCACCGAGGGGCTGAAACCTGTGGAGGCCTCGGTCACCTACCATGAACCCTGCCACCTTTGCCATGCCCAGGGGATCTCGACCCAGCCCCGGGACCTGATCAGGCAGATTCCCGGGGTCGAGCTGAGGGATATGAAGGAGTCCAGTTGGTGTTGCGGCTCTGCCGCCACCTGGGGCCTGAAGTTCTCGGATGACAGCCGACAGGTTCTCGACCGCAAGCTGAAGAACGTGAAGGACACCGACGCCGAACTCCTGGTCACCGCCAACCCAGGCTGCCACCTGCAGCTCGCCTGGGGTTTGAGGGAGGCAGGGATGAAGCAGGAAGTGCTGCACGTGATGGAACTCTTCGGGAAGGCGATACCGGAGTAG
- a CDS encoding FAD-binding oxidoreductase, whose amino-acid sequence MISQTAIGHLREKLGARNVLHEKEDLLVLGYDSTPGVHHLPEVVVYPTTTEQVMEAMGIARREGLPIVPRGSGTGLSGGSVPVKGGMVLCLTRMNRILEIDEENLTATAEAGVITLDLFTATAEKGLFYPPDPGSQKVSTLGGNVAENAGGLRGLKYGVTRDYVMGLKGVLPDLSVISTGGKSVKDVAGYGFKDLLVGSEGTLGIVTEITVKLVPPPKDKRTILAYFSDIRTAGEAVSRIIAAKIIPSTMEIMDRATINCVEDYVRIGLPREMAALLLIEVDGHPAPVAEEAAGVQKILEEVKAAEIHVARNAQHAASLAAARRTALSALARVSPTTLLEDATVPRSRLAETFAEIERLTEKYKLKVGTFGHAGDGNLHPTVLCDERDRDEMERAHAFYNELYEQVLAWGGTVSGEHGIGLAKKEYLARQIGEGGVKVMKRIKQSFDPEGILNPGKIFDDRDPCTKSHVEEGFRVSP is encoded by the coding sequence ATGATCTCCCAGACCGCCATCGGCCATCTCAGGGAAAAGCTGGGCGCGAGGAACGTTCTTCACGAGAAGGAGGACCTTCTCGTCCTGGGCTACGATTCGACGCCCGGGGTCCATCATCTCCCTGAGGTCGTGGTCTACCCCACCACGACGGAGCAGGTGATGGAAGCGATGGGAATCGCCCGGCGCGAGGGGCTGCCCATCGTCCCACGGGGCTCGGGAACGGGCCTCTCCGGGGGGAGCGTGCCCGTCAAAGGGGGAATGGTCCTCTGTCTGACGCGGATGAACCGCATCCTGGAAATCGATGAGGAGAATCTCACCGCCACGGCCGAGGCCGGAGTGATCACTCTCGATCTCTTCACCGCCACGGCCGAAAAGGGACTCTTCTACCCGCCCGACCCCGGGTCGCAGAAGGTCTCCACCCTGGGGGGGAACGTGGCTGAGAACGCCGGGGGACTCCGGGGCCTTAAGTACGGCGTGACCCGCGATTACGTGATGGGTCTCAAGGGGGTCCTTCCCGACCTGAGCGTTATCTCCACGGGCGGCAAGAGTGTCAAGGACGTGGCGGGCTACGGTTTCAAGGACCTGCTCGTGGGCAGCGAAGGTACCTTGGGGATCGTCACCGAAATCACCGTCAAGCTCGTCCCGCCGCCAAAGGACAAGCGAACCATCCTCGCCTACTTCTCCGACATACGCACGGCCGGCGAGGCCGTTTCCCGCATCATCGCCGCAAAAATCATCCCATCGACCATGGAGATTATGGACCGGGCGACCATCAACTGTGTCGAAGACTACGTCAGGATCGGTCTGCCGCGCGAGATGGCCGCGCTGCTGCTGATCGAGGTCGACGGCCACCCCGCGCCGGTGGCCGAAGAAGCCGCCGGTGTGCAGAAAATTCTCGAAGAAGTCAAGGCCGCCGAGATTCACGTAGCCAGGAATGCACAGCATGCCGCCAGCCTCGCGGCGGCCCGGCGGACCGCGCTGTCGGCGCTGGCACGGGTCTCTCCGACCACCCTGCTGGAAGACGCCACCGTGCCCCGCTCGCGCCTGGCCGAAACCTTCGCTGAGATCGAGCGATTGACCGAAAAATACAAGCTCAAGGTTGGCACCTTCGGCCATGCCGGCGACGGCAACCTGCACCCGACGGTGCTGTGCGATGAGCGGGACCGTGACGAGATGGAGCGAGCCCACGCCTTCTATAACGAACTCTACGAACAAGTCCTCGCCTGGGGCGGCACCGTATCCGGGGAGCACGGCATCGGCCTGGCCAAGAAGGAGTATCTCGCCCGCCAGATCGGCGAGGGGGGCGTCAAGGTCATGAAGCGCATCAAGCAGTCCTTCGACCCCGAAGGAATCCTCAATCCCGGCAAGATCTTCGACGATAGAGATCCCTGCACCAAATCGCACGTCGAGGAGGGTTTCCGTGTCTCTCCCTGA
- a CDS encoding universal stress protein, giving the protein MLPDIRTILYATGLGPAAPYVYRYAMSLANRYDAGIIAVHGMEPLSPFAQSLVELHVSHEQTEELHRQAQEQVKERLRERIQRLCTMDSAENPGECDRIREIIVMEGQPAQVVLEAATRIDADLIVMGSHRHTVIGEAMLGTTTHKVLHGTDKPVLVVRIPDGYREEGF; this is encoded by the coding sequence ATGCTGCCGGACATCCGAACCATCCTTTACGCTACGGGCCTGGGCCCGGCCGCCCCTTACGTCTATCGCTATGCCATGAGTCTGGCGAACCGGTACGATGCGGGGATAATCGCTGTGCACGGCATGGAACCCCTGTCTCCCTTCGCCCAGAGCCTGGTGGAACTGCATGTTTCCCATGAGCAGACCGAGGAGTTGCATCGTCAGGCGCAAGAGCAGGTCAAGGAACGTCTGCGGGAGCGTATCCAGCGCCTCTGCACGATGGATAGCGCTGAAAACCCCGGGGAATGCGACCGGATCAGGGAGATCATCGTCATGGAGGGACAGCCCGCCCAGGTCGTTCTGGAAGCGGCTACCCGGATCGATGCCGACCTGATCGTCATGGGATCTCACCGGCATACCGTCATCGGAGAGGCGATGCTCGGCACCACTACTCACAAGGTGCTGCACGGCACCGACAAACCGGTGCTGGTGGTGCGCATCCCGGACGGCTATCGGGAAGAGGGATTTTAA
- a CDS encoding TRAP transporter large permease subunit, with the protein MTPEIMTVLMFVTLVVAITLGHPLAVTLAAVATLFGLIDNGFNVPALLDLFVNNSWGIFLNYTLVAVPLFIFMAQILDRSKVSEGLFDALYIVLGGLRGGLGLAVIVVSTVFAATTGIIGASVVAMGLMAGPALLRRGYDRGMSAGIVCSSGTLGILIPPSIMLVVYGGLTGLKETSVGNLFAAAILPGLVLSGLYMVYVLIRCTINPKLGPPIPISERTATLGQKFTMTAKNFVPPFGLILVVMGTILAGVATPTEAAALGCVGAMILAVAYRKLSWEVITQASLSTARTTAMIMALFIGGKLFSVVFLFMGGGDVVADALLGMDVSPYVVLAIMMAVVFFLGMFIDWAAILLVVVPIFTPIAMELDFNPLWFAMLVCINLQTSFLTPPFGYALFYFKGVAPPEYTMGDIYRGIIPFVAIQVIGLGIMIAFPEIITWLPEVFFGG; encoded by the coding sequence ATGACCCCCGAAATCATGACAGTTCTGATGTTCGTCACCCTGGTGGTTGCCATTACCCTCGGACATCCCCTGGCGGTGACCCTGGCTGCGGTGGCAACCCTGTTCGGCCTGATTGATAACGGCTTTAATGTTCCCGCACTGCTCGACCTTTTTGTCAATAACTCCTGGGGTATTTTCCTGAATTACACCCTGGTGGCAGTGCCGCTTTTCATCTTCATGGCACAGATCCTTGACCGCTCAAAGGTTTCCGAAGGGCTGTTCGACGCCTTATACATCGTCCTCGGCGGCTTGCGAGGCGGTCTGGGACTGGCGGTCATCGTCGTTTCAACCGTTTTCGCCGCCACCACCGGCATCATTGGCGCATCCGTCGTCGCCATGGGGCTGATGGCCGGGCCGGCCTTGTTGCGCCGTGGCTACGACCGTGGTATGTCAGCCGGCATCGTCTGCTCCTCGGGTACCTTGGGAATCCTCATCCCGCCCAGCATCATGCTCGTCGTTTACGGCGGTCTCACCGGGTTGAAGGAAACCTCCGTCGGCAATCTCTTCGCCGCCGCCATCCTTCCCGGCCTGGTTCTCTCCGGTCTCTACATGGTTTATGTGCTTATTCGCTGCACCATCAATCCCAAGCTCGGCCCTCCAATCCCGATTAGTGAGCGCACAGCCACTCTCGGCCAGAAGTTCACGATGACTGCGAAAAACTTCGTTCCCCCCTTCGGCCTGATCCTGGTGGTCATGGGGACGATCCTCGCCGGGGTCGCCACCCCGACCGAGGCGGCCGCTCTTGGCTGCGTCGGCGCCATGATCCTGGCCGTTGCCTACCGCAAGCTCTCCTGGGAGGTCATTACCCAGGCCTCCCTCTCCACCGCCCGAACAACCGCCATGATCATGGCTCTGTTCATCGGCGGCAAGCTGTTCAGTGTCGTCTTTCTCTTCATGGGGGGCGGCGACGTCGTGGCCGATGCTTTGCTCGGGATGGATGTCAGCCCCTACGTGGTCCTGGCGATCATGATGGCGGTGGTGTTCTTCCTGGGGATGTTCATCGACTGGGCGGCGATCCTGCTGGTGGTGGTGCCGATCTTTACTCCCATCGCCATGGAGCTCGATTTCAACCCTCTCTGGTTCGCCATGCTGGTCTGCATCAACCTGCAGACCTCATTTCTGACCCCTCCTTTCGGTTATGCGTTATTCTATTTCAAAGGGGTGGCGCCGCCGGAATACACCATGGGCGACATCTACCGGGGGATCATACCTTTTGTGGCCATCCAGGTCATCGGCCTGGGGATCATGATCGCCTTCCCCGAAATCATCACCTGGCTTCCCGAGGTCTTCTTCGGTGGCTGA
- a CDS encoding TRAP transporter small permease subunit translates to MLQIARFIDALNEFFGRYNSYLILPLIGVISFEVLMRYGFNSPTVWAFELTVFIYGVHFMLALGHCHKHDGHVAIDVFEARLPQRPRTILRILANIVIFIPTIGMLSIWSVVYASSSWGMTEHASSSWSPAIYPYKSLMALGFILFFLQGVSKLINDFRSLRSVE, encoded by the coding sequence ATGCTGCAAATAGCTCGTTTTATCGATGCCCTAAACGAGTTTTTCGGTCGTTATAATTCCTACCTGATTCTTCCTCTGATCGGGGTGATCTCTTTCGAAGTTTTGATGCGCTACGGTTTCAATTCACCGACTGTTTGGGCCTTCGAACTGACCGTCTTCATTTATGGCGTCCATTTCATGCTGGCCCTCGGCCATTGCCACAAACATGACGGACATGTGGCCATCGATGTTTTCGAGGCCAGGCTGCCACAGAGGCCGCGAACCATTCTGCGGATTTTAGCCAACATAGTTATCTTCATCCCGACCATCGGGATGCTCTCCATCTGGTCGGTTGTCTATGCAAGTTCCTCCTGGGGTATGACCGAGCATGCCTCTTCTTCCTGGAGCCCGGCAATTTACCCGTACAAATCACTTATGGCTCTTGGGTTCATTCTGTTTTTCCTGCAAGGTGTTTCCAAGTTGATTAATGATTTTAGATCCCTGCGCAGCGTCGAATAG